One stretch of Argiope bruennichi chromosome 3, qqArgBrue1.1, whole genome shotgun sequence DNA includes these proteins:
- the LOC129963203 gene encoding rab GDP dissociation inhibitor beta-like — protein sequence MDEEYDAIVLGTGLKECILSGMLSVSGKKVLHMDRNKYYGGESASITPLEELFAKFSMPATQLEEYGRSRDWNVDLIPKFLMANGQLVKLLIHTGVTRYLEFKSVEGSYVYKGGKIFKVPADEKEALGSNLMGMFEKRRFRNFLVYVQEFNLNEPKTWKDIDANSTTTAQLYEKFGLDKDTADFTGHALALYRDDDYLAKPCLETINRIKLYSDSLARYGKSPYLYPLYGLGELPQGFARLSAIYGGTYMLDKQIDELVMEGGKVVGVRSGNETARCKQVYCDPSYVPDKVEKIGQVVRCICLLNHPIPNTKDALSCQIIIPQKQVGRKSDIYVSLVSYTHQVAAKGWFIAMVSTTVETENPEAEIKVGLDLLGPIKQKFVWVSDVFKPKDYGEESQIFISQSYDATSHFETTCLDVLDIFRRGTGEDFDFSKVKHDLGDEQE from the exons gaatGTATCTTGAGTGGAATGTTGTCAGTGAGTGGCAAGAAGGTTCTTCATATGGATCGAAACAAATACTATGGAGGAGAAAGTGCATCCATCACTCCACTTGAAGAACTGTTTGCTAAGTTTAGTATGCCAGCAACTCAGCTAGAAGAGTATGGTAGATCTAGAGATTGGAATGTTGATCTCATACCAAAGTTTTTAATGGCCAATg gccaACTCGTCAAACTTCTTATACATACTGGAGTCACTAGGTACTTAGAATTTAAATCTGTTGAAGGAAGCTATGTTTATAAAggaggaaaaatttttaaagttccaGCTGATGAGAAAGAAGCTCTTGGCTCaa atttgatgGGAATGTTCGAGAAAAGGAGATTTAGGAATTTCTTGGTATATGTTCAGGAATTCAACCTTAATGAACCTAAAACTTGGAAAGATATTGATGCCAATTCAACAACTACTGCTCAACTGTATGAAAAGTTCGGCTTAGACAAAGATACTGCCGATTTTACTGGTCACGCTTTAGCTTTATATCGTGATGATGA ttatCTTGCAAAGCCATGCTTAGAAACTATTAACAGAATTAAGTTATACAGCGATTCATTGGCCCGTTATGGAAAGAGTCCATACTTGTATCCTTTATATGGTCTTGGTGAGCTTCCTCAAGGGTTTGCAAG ACTTAGTGCAATTTATGGTGGAACATACATGTTGGATAAACAAATTGATGAGCTAGTTATGGAAGGAGGCAAAGTTGTTGGAGTACGATCTGGTAATGAAACTGCAAGGTGCAAACAAGTTTATTGTGACCCATCATATGTTCCtgataaagtagaaaaaattgGACAG GTTGTTCGCTGCATCTGTCTTTTGAATCATCCCATTCCAAATACCAAAGATGCTCTGTCTTGCCAGATTATCATTCCACAGAAACAAGTTGGCAGAAAGTCAG ACATCTATGTCTCGCTTGTATCTTACACTCATCAAGTTGCAGCTAAAGGTTGGTTCATTGCAATGGTTAGCACGACAGTTGAAACTGAGAATCCAGAAGCTGAAATTAAAGTTGGCTTAGACCTTCTGGGACCAATCAAGCAAAA ATTTGTCTGGGTTAGTGATGTTTTTAAACCAAAGGATTATGGTGAAGAGAGCCAA atattcATCTCTCAATCATATGATGCTACATCTCATTTTGAGACAACATGTTTGGATGTCTTGGACATCTTCCGACGAGGCACTGGCGAAGATTTTGACTTTTCTAAAGTGAAACACGATCTTGGAGATGAGCAGGAATAA